The following DNA comes from Oceanithermus desulfurans.
AGCCGCTCGTCCTGCAATTTCAGGTAAACGTTGCGCAGCCAGGATTGGGCGTCTTCGCGCCGTTCCAGGTTCAGAGCCCTTATGACCCACTGCTCGAAGCGGCTGGGGCGGACGCCTCCGATCAGCGGCACCACCCGTCCCCGCTTGGGGGGCCTTGCGGGTTTGCGTTCGACCAGAACCACGGGCTCGCCCGGTTCATAAAAAACCGCCTCCGCGAAGCCCTCATCTTCGAGCAATTGTCGTACCCGGTAGTCAAAATCGAAGTTCATGATGTCCAGGTCGACTCCGCTGCCCAGCGCTTCGCGCCGGCGCACCAGGTCCAGTAAGCCCCGCAGCACATCGGCGCGGACATCGGCCGGGGTTTCCTCAAAACCCTTCCAGAGGTTTTCGTCCTCTACCAGCTTTTCCAGCCCTTTGTACTCGTAGCGAACCAGGCCGGCTTCTTCGAGGTTCGGGAAGTTGGGTTGTACGTTGCGCGCCGCGTCGGCAGCGGCAAAAAGCTGCAGGACGGTGGCGTAGGCCCTGGATACTTCGGGATCCTGATAAATCTCGGCCCCGCTCCGTTTCCAGTAGTTCAGTACTTCCAGCCCGGCTTCGCCCAAGCTTAGCGACCCCTTTTCGTCGAGCAGGCGGAGCAGCGCTTGTCGGAAGGCCAAACGGTGGGCCAGGTCAGAGAAGTGGGCCGATTGGAAACTGGTGTCTTGAACGTTGTCGGTAAAAGCGATGATCTTGCGCTCGTCTTCCGCCAGGGAGCCCAGGGTGGCGAGCAGGATCAGGTCGGTAGCGGTGGACCGGCCTACCAGGCCAAAAGGGGTTAGCTTGGCGTACTCCGCTGGCCGGCGGTCGTAATGGATGCCGCAGTGGGGGCAGAAGAGAAAGGGGGCAGCCACTTCTACGAACGCGCGGCCCCCTTCTTCGGGGCGCACCTCGCCTCGTTCGGGGTCAATCCGCAAGTTACGGGGAGTATGCGGGCGGTAGCTCGACTTCACCCCGCCATTGCCGGTCAACCAGTTTTCAGGCAGGGACACCTCTTCGGGATCGAAGGCACCGGGGGTGAGGTAGACCACGCCCTCGGTCTCACCGAACTCGGCGGGTTGAAAGCGGTTGCCACCGCGAAAAGCTACGTAGAACTCGTTCTTGCACTGGCGGCAGAAGACCACAGGATACGCGGGGGACCCGCCGAGCTCCAGCTCGCCCTGGCCGCTCAGCCGCGGCGGATCATGGAGGGTGCCGGTCAAGCCGACGTTCTGGCTGTAGAAGCCGTGCAACTTAAGTTGTAACAAGGGTTTTTCGCCGACTTCGGCAAACTGAGCCAGCGACATGAAGGCCAGCAGTTCGCGGCGGGCCTCTTCAGGGGGCAGGTTCCGAACTTCCGCATAAGCGCTTACCAGCTCCGCAAGGGGTTTGGCTCCCCGGCTCAGCTGCGCCCCAATCCAGCCAAGCGTCGGGTGGTCTTGAAGGTGCCTGCCCAGCTCGCCGGGATCGGTTTCGCTTGTGCCCAGGAAGGCCAGGGAAAGTTGTTCTACCGCCGACTTTCCCACAGCTTTCAGTTCGGGAACCGGACCTAGTGGGGGCTGGGGTACGGCGGGCGTCGGGCGGGCGTCGGCGTAGGTTTCGCGGATGAGCACCTCTACGGGTGCGCCAAAGAGGCGGCTGGCAAAATCAAGGGCTCCGTCGCCTTCTTCTTCCTCGATGGTGGCCGAGGTACCGATAAACCGAAGGGTGCCCTCAGTGCCGGTGTGAACCTTGAGCCTGCGAATCAGCAGCGCGGTATCAGCCCCCTTGAGTCCCCCGTAGGTGTGGAGCTCGTCGAGCACCAGGTAGCGGAGTAAGCCGCGATGCTCCGCGGGGAAGAGGCTCAGGTCCTCGCGGCGGGTGAGGATGAGCTCCAGCATGACGTAGTTGGTAAGCAAGATATCCGGCGGGTCCTGACGGATCTCCTCCCGCGAGGCGCGCATCACGGTGGAGAGCGCTCCGTCGTCCAGGCGAAGTTCGCGCTCGAGGGACCTGCGACGGTCCTCCCCCTCCTCGCGGGTATGGGGTGTTTCCCCGGTGTACAGGGCAACGCTCAGGCCGCTATCGCGCAGGCGCAGCACCAGGTCGCGGAACTGGTCGTTGGCCAGGGCGTTCATGGGGTAAACCAGAATGGCCTTGGTGCCGCGCTTGCCCTCGTCGCGCATGCGCAACGCGTAGTCGATGACGGGCAGACCGAAGGCAAACGACTTGCCCGAGCCGGTGCCCGTGGCCACCACCACGTTTTCGCCTGCTTTGGCCCTTCGGAAAGCCTCTACCTGGTGTACGTAAGGACGGATAGGGGGCGAGCCGGCGTCGTGCGCATTCTGGCGGAAGATGCGCAATGCGTCGGGATGCAGCAGGTCTTCGTTCACAAGCCGCTCGAGCGGGGGGCCCGACTTGAGCTCGCGCCGCAACTCCACATAGGGTTCGCGCCAGAGTAGCCCGCCTTTTTCGACCGCCTCTTCCAGGTAGGTTCGAATCGCTGGATTTTCGGGTTTGACGAAGGCTTCGACGTAGCCCCGGTAGACTTCGCGAACGTGCTGAATGCGTGCAAAGGCGTCCCGGGACAGCAAAGGGGAAACCCCTTCGGCCGGAAGCTCGAGCACGCCCTCGGCCAGCGCCCGCCAGCCCGGGGGCATGGAGACCAGCCCGACCCGGATTCGCAGCTCGTCGGCGTCCAGGCCCATATTCTTGAATGGGGCAAGCAAGGCCGAAAATTCCTCCGGTGCAACCTCCGAAAAGTCCACACCGGACCAGTCGAGGGCGGCACCGCCCACGAACTTGGGAACGACCTGTGAATACCAAACCTGCGGGCTCAGGACTTGCTCGATCTCGGCCAGGTTCACTGCATCCATTCCGCTCTCCCTGTTCTTGCCTTACTCTAATGCCTTGGTCGCTTTGATGGGTTTAGGCGTGAACATTGGGTGGGGTGCGGCCGACCGAGTTCGCCAGAGCCCGTGCCTGGGTAGTGGTTGGAAGGGTAGTTGGTCGAATATTCCCAGGGGCCTCGTAGAGGCCCCCGGTCCAAGGTGCTACCTGACCGTCTTGAACGCGGGCAGGACGAGCCGCGGTAGGCCCATCTGGGCGGTAAGCTGGTCTACCTGAACTCGGAAGTAGGGCCAGAGGTTGACCGGCAAGTTCTGATGGGCGAAGAGTGCGTAGATCGCCTTGGAAGGCTTCATCCGAGAGCTGTAAACGCCGCGCCAGACCGCCTGGATGTAACCGAACGTGCGCTCCTTGCCGCCGTCTTTTTCCTGCACCAAGAACTCGACCTCGAAGCGCAGGGCGGCGGAGAACCCTCCGTCCATCAGCCTCGGGTGTTCGTCGGTCGGGGTGAGGCTGATCTCGAAACCCAGCCGCCCTTCCGGACGCGCCTTGACCTGGGCTTCGATCTGCTCGAGCAAGACCGCTCTCAAATCCAGGCCCCGGATGAACTCGGTGTAAGCCTTCGGGTCCACCTTAGGGGCTTCAGGGGCTTCGCCCTTTTTTGACTTCGGCTTATGGAGCCCCGAGTTCACCAGCACGTTGTAGGCGCGCTGGTAGCGGATGCCCAGCTCTCTTGCGATCTCGCTGATGCTCTTACCCTGCCGGTAAAGCTCGCGGATCCGCTCGGACTTGGTGGGGGATGCCTGCGCCGCCATCTACGCCGCCCAAACGAAGTCGCCCGCGTCGCCGTCGCCGGTGCGCTCGGGCCCCTGCCAGCCAAGGGGGGCCGGACCCTGCCAGGCGGGCTCCTCGGCCACCACGTCCATGTGCTCGAGGAAGTAGCGAGCCGCTACCTCGCCACTCTCCTGGTCCACGAAGTTCAGATCCACCCGGTAGCCGAGAGCGTTGGCGTAGCGGGCGATGGTCTCCAGGCTCAGGGCAAGCCCCTCGGCGCCCTCGATCTGGGAAAGCCGGCTCCGGTTTGCGTAGCCGAGCCTCCGAGCCAGCTCGGTCTGGCTGAGGTCCCGCTGCTTGCGCAGGTAGCGCAGGATCTCGCCAAGCTCCTCGGCGGTGACCTCGTAATAGGCCCGCCGCAGTTCGGGGTTTTCCATCGACTCTGCGAAATACTTTTCGAGCGTGGTGAGTTTCCTCTTCACTCCTCCGCCTCCTTTCGATAAGCCCCAAGCGCATAAGACAGCAGAGCGTCGTCAGACTCCTTAGATTTCTTCAGCTCTCCCGCGGCAGCTACGAAAATCGCCT
Coding sequences within:
- a CDS encoding DEAD/DEAH box helicase, with product MNLAEIEQVLSPQVWYSQVVPKFVGGAALDWSGVDFSEVAPEEFSALLAPFKNMGLDADELRIRVGLVSMPPGWRALAEGVLELPAEGVSPLLSRDAFARIQHVREVYRGYVEAFVKPENPAIRTYLEEAVEKGGLLWREPYVELRRELKSGPPLERLVNEDLLHPDALRIFRQNAHDAGSPPIRPYVHQVEAFRRAKAGENVVVATGTGSGKSFAFGLPVIDYALRMRDEGKRGTKAILVYPMNALANDQFRDLVLRLRDSGLSVALYTGETPHTREEGEDRRRSLERELRLDDGALSTVMRASREEIRQDPPDILLTNYVMLELILTRREDLSLFPAEHRGLLRYLVLDELHTYGGLKGADTALLIRRLKVHTGTEGTLRFIGTSATIEEEEGDGALDFASRLFGAPVEVLIRETYADARPTPAVPQPPLGPVPELKAVGKSAVEQLSLAFLGTSETDPGELGRHLQDHPTLGWIGAQLSRGAKPLAELVSAYAEVRNLPPEEARRELLAFMSLAQFAEVGEKPLLQLKLHGFYSQNVGLTGTLHDPPRLSGQGELELGGSPAYPVVFCRQCKNEFYVAFRGGNRFQPAEFGETEGVVYLTPGAFDPEEVSLPENWLTGNGGVKSSYRPHTPRNLRIDPERGEVRPEEGGRAFVEVAAPFLFCPHCGIHYDRRPAEYAKLTPFGLVGRSTATDLILLATLGSLAEDERKIIAFTDNVQDTSFQSAHFSDLAHRLAFRQALLRLLDEKGSLSLGEAGLEVLNYWKRSGAEIYQDPEVSRAYATVLQLFAAADAARNVQPNFPNLEEAGLVRYEYKGLEKLVEDENLWKGFEETPADVRADVLRGLLDLVRRREALGSGVDLDIMNFDFDYRVRQLLEDEGFAEAVFYEPGEPVVLVERKPARPPKRGRVVPLIGGVRPSRFEQWVIRALNLERREDAQSWLRNVYLKLQDERLLSPKSLPSRGRDQIGGHVLSPSRVRLQRVRSKNLRYCPKSRVPFYLKVLDRSPEFPGVLLREEPPSAFFRELYQEFWFAVPPQAGPHSAQVPAEDRRRLEASFRDPESPLAVLVATPTLELGVDIGALANVYLRNVPPSPANYAQRSGRAGRRGQPALVQVFAGQGYRRGPHDQYFYRHPEEMIRGEVRPPRFLLDNEKLTRAHLHAVVLEHLAPVWELPGSMQELVDVEARPAFPLRAEIEEGLKRALNAERTRILEAIARSLALELQEFDWLDLSFIEREVDGFVSALDRTLVNWRKALATLVEQHEAVKMRIAYLNDPRVRGGLQRELDALGKRIDQLRGVGDNPLRVRDLLESEGFVPNYAFSSQAVHLDLLAARGPQQLTRTPLIALREYAPGNFVYYGKSAYEVNRMAYGLHEDELVPVALCPNCGFPNHPEPTTGRLPQRCQRCGQDLSMAPRMHALPMPWQRARRRRRITSEEEERRRRGYLMVESYQPSGVVEGYEAGELRIEYDHQARIRVSNLGPRAEERGGFVLCRKCGEWLLGEKRIEQHPHREGKRGECPQFAGEEDLVHGVVLFHEAEVDALVLYAPKNLDDEQAYAYYQSLGWALWRAALVALELEEGELGVFLEPAGASGVPYRIVFHERVEGGLGALRSLLEPARWDQLIDVALDLLHANDPEEACEKACYRCLLSYHNQAVHHLLDRRLVLNDLKGWRRLVFSPAASRTRIERLLRHAESELEKKFLNELKRRSLPLPDEAQYTVAVGGSSVRYDFYYREADLGVFVDGPGHDDPKRLQGDALRRGLLTEAGRRHLVFRYDQDWTQDLETLRSLVSAGGRDPWGELLSVRPDLEPLVEALKARGVPPPDAVLEDLVGDDGAVAGQALLRWGRVVLVDMNPAKIGGSWKYVEVAEDPDRVVEAIKDAMEHRPES
- a CDS encoding helix-turn-helix domain-containing protein, with the translated sequence MAAQASPTKSERIRELYRQGKSISEIARELGIRYQRAYNVLVNSGLHKPKSKKGEAPEAPKVDPKAYTEFIRGLDLRAVLLEQIEAQVKARPEGRLGFEISLTPTDEHPRLMDGGFSAALRFEVEFLVQEKDGGKERTFGYIQAVWRGVYSSRMKPSKAIYALFAHQNLPVNLWPYFRVQVDQLTAQMGLPRLVLPAFKTVR
- a CDS encoding helix-turn-helix domain-containing protein; the protein is MKRKLTTLEKYFAESMENPELRRAYYEVTAEELGEILRYLRKQRDLSQTELARRLGYANRSRLSQIEGAEGLALSLETIARYANALGYRVDLNFVDQESGEVAARYFLEHMDVVAEEPAWQGPAPLGWQGPERTGDGDAGDFVWAA